One window from the genome of Pseudomonas fluorescens encodes:
- a CDS encoding YegP family protein translates to MSGWYEISKSSSGQFRFVLKAANAEIILTSELYTTRSGVDGGIAAVQKNSPLADRYELKNTKDGHPYFNLKAGNHEVIGSSEAYSSDAARDKGIASVKANGPTTVIKDKTVAAL, encoded by the coding sequence ATGTCCGGATGGTACGAAATCAGCAAAAGCAGCAGTGGCCAGTTTCGGTTTGTACTCAAGGCGGCCAACGCCGAGATCATCTTGACCAGCGAGCTGTACACCACCCGCAGCGGCGTCGACGGCGGCATTGCTGCGGTGCAGAAAAACAGCCCGTTGGCCGACCGCTATGAACTCAAGAACACCAAGGACGGCCATCCGTACTTCAACCTCAAGGCCGGTAACCATGAAGTGATTGGCAGCAGTGAGGCGTATTCATCGGACGCCGCCCGGGACAAAGGCATCGCCAGCGTCAAGGCCAACGGACCGACGACGGTCATCAAGGACAAGACCGTGGCTGCGCTCTGA
- a CDS encoding DJ-1/PfpI family protein, with protein sequence MAAKKILMLVGDYVEDYEVMVPFQALQMIGHTVHAVCPDKTAGQTVRTAIHDFEGDQTYSEKPGHLFALNHDFAGVEAADYDALLVPGGRAPEYLRLNEKVLQLVRDFDLAGKPIAAVCHGAQLLAAAGILEGRECSAYPACAPEVRLAGGTYIDIPVTQGHVQGNLATAPAWPAHPSWLAGFLTLLGTAITL encoded by the coding sequence ATGGCCGCCAAGAAAATCCTGATGCTGGTCGGCGATTACGTCGAAGATTATGAAGTCATGGTGCCGTTCCAGGCGTTGCAGATGATCGGCCACACTGTGCACGCCGTGTGTCCGGACAAAACGGCCGGGCAGACCGTGCGCACGGCGATCCACGACTTTGAAGGCGACCAGACCTACAGCGAAAAACCGGGGCACCTGTTTGCCCTCAATCATGATTTCGCCGGTGTCGAAGCCGCCGACTACGACGCGTTATTGGTGCCGGGCGGTCGCGCGCCGGAATACCTGCGCCTGAATGAAAAAGTCCTGCAACTGGTGCGCGATTTCGACCTGGCGGGTAAGCCGATTGCCGCGGTGTGCCACGGCGCGCAATTACTGGCGGCGGCGGGCATCCTGGAAGGGCGCGAATGCAGCGCCTACCCGGCGTGTGCCCCGGAAGTACGCCTGGCGGGCGGGACCTATATCGACATTCCCGTGACCCAAGGCCATGTCCAGGGCAACCTGGCGACTGCACCGGCCTGGCCTGCGCACCCAAGCTGGCTGGCGGGGTTCCTGACCCTGCTGGGCACGGCCATCACTTTGTAG